Proteins encoded in a region of the Streptomyces sp. NBC_00258 genome:
- the pqqB gene encoding pyrroloquinoline quinone biosynthesis protein PqqB, translating into MLLQVLGTAAGGGLPQWNCACPGCAGARAHPERRRRHASLAVRADAGRWYIVNATPDIGDQIEDTPALHPGPGARQTPVAGVVLTDAELDHTLGVARLREADGVELVATAPVREALLAGPRLGAVLGPYTELLWRELGTTALPLGPELEAVAVPVAAKRPRYAAGTGDDDPRWVVALVLREPATGKSLVYGPALAAWPHALEEAAEAADCVIVDGTFWDEDEPVRTGISSRTASGMGHLPIDGAAGTAHRMSGLRARCLYTHLNNTNPLTDPDDDRYKQLADRGLEVAADGMVIEL; encoded by the coding sequence GTGCTGCTGCAGGTGCTCGGCACCGCGGCGGGCGGCGGACTGCCCCAGTGGAACTGCGCGTGTCCCGGCTGCGCCGGGGCACGCGCCCATCCGGAGCGGCGCCGCCGCCACGCGTCCCTCGCCGTGCGGGCGGACGCCGGTCGCTGGTACATCGTCAACGCCACCCCCGACATCGGGGACCAGATCGAGGACACCCCCGCCCTGCACCCCGGTCCCGGCGCCCGGCAGACGCCGGTCGCGGGTGTCGTCCTCACCGACGCCGAACTCGACCACACCCTCGGCGTCGCGCGGCTGCGCGAGGCGGACGGCGTGGAACTGGTCGCCACCGCACCGGTGCGCGAGGCCCTGCTCGCCGGCCCGCGCCTCGGAGCCGTGCTCGGACCGTACACAGAGCTGCTCTGGCGGGAGTTGGGCACGACTGCGCTGCCACTCGGTCCGGAACTGGAGGCCGTCGCCGTGCCCGTCGCCGCCAAACGCCCCCGGTACGCGGCGGGAACGGGCGACGACGACCCGCGCTGGGTGGTCGCCCTGGTGCTCCGCGAACCGGCCACGGGGAAGTCCCTCGTCTACGGCCCCGCGCTCGCCGCCTGGCCCCACGCCCTGGAGGAGGCCGCCGAGGCCGCCGACTGCGTCATCGTCGACGGCACCTTCTGGGACGAGGACGAGCCCGTCCGCACCGGGATCTCCAGCAGGACCGCGAGCGGCATGGGACATCTGCCGATCGACGGGGCAGCCGGCACCGCCCACCGGATGAGCGGGCTGCGCGCCCGCTGTCTGTACACGCATCTCAACAACACCAACCCCCTGACCGACCCGGACGACGACCGGTACAAACAGCTGGCCGACCGGGGTCTAGAGGTCGCCGCCGACGGAATGGTCATCGAGCTGTGA
- a CDS encoding DNA-directed RNA polymerase subunit alpha, with amino-acid sequence MLIAQRPSLTEEVVDEFRSRFVIEPLEPGFGYTLGNSLRRTLLSSIPGAAVTSLRIDGVLHEFTTVPGVKEDVTDLILNIKQLVVSSEHDEPVVMYLRKQGPGLVTAADIAPPAGVEVHNPDLVLATLNGKGKLEMELTVERGRGYVSAVQNKQVGQEIGRIPVDSIYSPVLKVTYKVEATRVEQRTDFDKLIVDVETKQAMLPRDAMASAGKTLVELFGLARELNIDAEGIDMGPSPTDAALAADLVLPIEELDLTVRSYNCLKREGVHSVGELVARSEADLLDIRNFGAKSIDEVKAKLAGMGLGLKDSPPGFDPTAAADAFGADDDADAGFVETEQY; translated from the coding sequence GTGCTCATTGCTCAGCGTCCGTCCCTGACCGAAGAGGTCGTCGACGAGTTCCGCTCCCGGTTCGTGATCGAGCCGCTGGAGCCGGGCTTCGGCTACACCCTCGGCAACTCGCTCCGTCGTACCCTCCTCTCGTCGATCCCCGGCGCTGCTGTCACCAGCCTCCGCATCGACGGTGTCCTGCACGAGTTCACCACCGTGCCGGGCGTCAAGGAGGACGTCACCGACCTGATCCTCAACATCAAGCAGCTCGTCGTCTCCTCGGAGCACGACGAGCCGGTCGTGATGTACCTGCGCAAGCAGGGCCCGGGTCTGGTCACCGCCGCCGACATCGCGCCCCCGGCCGGTGTCGAGGTCCACAACCCCGATCTCGTCCTCGCCACGCTCAACGGCAAGGGCAAGCTGGAGATGGAGCTGACCGTCGAGCGCGGTCGCGGCTACGTCTCCGCCGTCCAGAACAAGCAGGTCGGTCAGGAGATCGGGCGCATCCCGGTCGACTCGATCTACTCGCCGGTCCTCAAGGTCACGTACAAGGTCGAGGCGACGCGTGTCGAGCAGCGCACCGACTTCGACAAGCTGATCGTCGACGTCGAGACCAAGCAGGCCATGCTTCCGCGTGACGCCATGGCCTCCGCCGGCAAGACCCTGGTCGAGCTGTTCGGGCTCGCCCGTGAGCTCAACATCGACGCCGAGGGCATCGACATGGGTCCGTCCCCGACGGATGCCGCGCTCGCCGCCGACCTGGTTCTGCCGATCGAGGAGCTCGACCTCACGGTCCGCTCCTACAACTGCCTCAAGCGCGAGGGCGTCCACTCCGTGGGCGAGCTCGTCGCCCGCTCCGAGGCCGACCTCCTGGACATCCGAAACTTCGGTGCGAAGTCCATCGACGAGGTCAAGGCGAAGCTCGCCGGCATGGGCCTGGGCCTCAAGGACAGCCCGCCCGGATTCGACCCCACGGCCGCCGCCGACGCCTTTGGCGCCGACGACGACGCGGACGCGGGCTTCGTGGAGACCGAGCAGTACTGA
- the pqqE gene encoding pyrroloquinoline quinone biosynthesis protein PqqE, producing MTETPAAPIAPPWALLAELTHGCPLHCAYCSNPLELVRRSAELRTDEWVDVMRQAGELGVVHTHLSGGEPLLRRDLPEIVEAADAAGIYTQLVTSGVGLTRERLAALTDRGLRSVQLSVQHAESAASDRIAGTRSFAAKQKAAALVREAGLPLGLNVVLHRDNLDAIDALFDLAVDWGAERIELANTQFYGWALVNRDRLLPGREQIDRARAVVEARREQLAGRVDVVWVVPDYVDGIAKPCMGGWGAVSLTVAPDGTVLPCPAAATLPGLDAPNIKDRSLEWSWRQSPAFHRYRGTDWMAAPCRSCPERDTDLGGCRCQAYALTGDASRTDPVCRLSPDHGLVRTLVDAPVSRTDLPTVPRSHPPRGAPQGPRRV from the coding sequence ATGACCGAGACGCCCGCCGCGCCCATCGCCCCTCCCTGGGCGCTGCTCGCGGAACTCACGCACGGCTGCCCGCTGCACTGCGCCTACTGCTCCAACCCCTTGGAACTGGTCCGCAGATCCGCCGAACTCCGTACCGACGAGTGGGTCGACGTCATGCGCCAGGCCGGTGAGCTGGGCGTCGTCCACACGCACCTCTCCGGCGGTGAACCGCTGCTGCGGCGCGACCTGCCCGAGATCGTCGAGGCGGCCGACGCGGCGGGCATCTACACCCAGTTGGTCACCAGTGGCGTGGGCCTGACCCGGGAGCGGCTGGCCGCCCTCACGGACCGCGGGCTGCGCAGCGTCCAACTCTCCGTGCAGCACGCCGAATCCGCCGCCTCCGACCGGATCGCCGGGACCCGCTCCTTCGCCGCCAAGCAGAAGGCGGCGGCCCTGGTCCGGGAGGCCGGACTGCCGTTGGGCCTGAACGTCGTGCTCCACCGGGACAACCTGGACGCGATCGACGCCCTCTTCGACCTGGCAGTGGACTGGGGCGCCGAACGGATCGAGCTGGCGAACACCCAGTTCTACGGCTGGGCGTTGGTCAACCGGGACCGGCTGCTGCCCGGGCGGGAGCAGATCGACCGGGCACGGGCCGTCGTCGAGGCCCGGCGAGAGCAACTGGCCGGACGGGTTGACGTGGTGTGGGTGGTGCCCGACTACGTCGACGGGATCGCCAAGCCCTGCATGGGCGGTTGGGGTGCCGTCTCACTGACCGTGGCCCCCGACGGCACAGTGCTGCCCTGCCCGGCCGCCGCCACACTGCCGGGGCTCGACGCCCCGAACATCAAAGACCGTTCCCTGGAGTGGAGTTGGCGCCAATCACCGGCGTTCCACCGCTACCGCGGCACCGACTGGATGGCCGCACCCTGCCGCTCCTGCCCCGAGCGGGACACCGATCTCGGCGGCTGCCGCTGCCAGGCGTACGCGCTCACGGGTGACGCCTCCCGCACCGATCCCGTGTGCCGACTGTCCCCCGACCACGGTCTGGTACGGACGCTCGTCGATGCTCCCGTCTCGCGGACCGACCTGCCGACGGTCCCCCGCTCCCATCCACCGCGAGGCGCCCCGCAGGGCCCTCGGAGGGTGTGA
- the pqqC gene encoding pyrroloquinoline-quinone synthase PqqC yields MTTTPVRDTTAQERQDPWSRPEFEERLRDIATTRYHDRHAFNVRMHEGALTPVELRRWIANRFHYQRHIPVKDALILAKFEDPALRRMWLRRIVDHDGVREGEGGIERWLRLGEAAGLDRERLWSAEDVLPGVRLAVDGYVNFCRLRSPLEAVAASLTELSAPGLMRTRIAAFEHHYPWIEAEGLAYFRTRVEQGSRDSAEALALVERWALTREEQERAVAALGFKCEVLWSLLDAVDGAGERP; encoded by the coding sequence GTGACGACAACACCTGTACGGGACACGACCGCCCAGGAACGGCAGGACCCCTGGAGCCGCCCGGAGTTCGAAGAGCGGCTGCGCGACATCGCCACCACCCGGTACCACGACCGCCACGCCTTCAACGTACGGATGCACGAAGGCGCACTGACCCCGGTCGAGCTGCGCCGCTGGATCGCCAACCGCTTCCACTACCAGCGGCACATCCCCGTCAAGGACGCCCTGATCCTCGCCAAGTTCGAGGACCCGGCACTGCGCCGCATGTGGCTGCGCAGGATCGTCGACCACGACGGCGTACGGGAGGGGGAAGGCGGCATCGAGCGCTGGCTGCGGCTCGGCGAGGCGGCCGGGCTCGACCGGGAACGGCTGTGGTCGGCCGAGGACGTACTGCCCGGGGTGCGGTTGGCCGTCGACGGATACGTCAACTTCTGCCGGCTCAGGTCACCGCTGGAGGCCGTCGCCGCCTCTCTCACCGAGTTGTCCGCTCCCGGACTGATGCGCACCCGCATCGCCGCCTTCGAACACCACTACCCGTGGATCGAGGCCGAGGGGCTCGCCTACTTCCGTACCCGCGTCGAACAGGGCAGCCGGGACAGCGCAGAGGCGCTCGCACTGGTCGAACGGTGGGCGCTCACCCGCGAGGAGCAGGAACGGGCCGTCGCCGCGCTCGGCTTCAAGTGCGAGGTGCTGTGGTCGCTGCTCGATGCCGTGGACGGGGCGGGGGAGCGGCCATGA
- a CDS encoding class I SAM-dependent DNA methyltransferase: MTSSELWTRATADRYDAEESENSSAADLEPTLAFLADLAGDGRALEFAIGTGRVGVPLRERGVPVTGIELSEHMAAVLRRKIDEETLPVTIGDMATTVVPGSFTLVYLVYNTITNLLTQDEQVECFRNAARHLTPGGRFVIELGVPPLRFLPPGQLAVPFDVSERHIGFDTFDLVQQLLVSHHFTREGDDGRYRRDTSRHRYAWPAELDLMARLAGLEPERRVADWSGAPFTEDSAKHISVWRKPN; the protein is encoded by the coding sequence GTGACGAGCAGTGAGCTGTGGACCCGTGCGACCGCCGACCGCTACGACGCCGAGGAGAGCGAGAATTCCTCGGCTGCCGATCTGGAGCCGACCCTCGCCTTCCTCGCCGACCTCGCCGGAGACGGCCGGGCACTGGAGTTCGCGATCGGAACGGGACGGGTGGGCGTCCCGCTCCGGGAACGCGGCGTGCCGGTAACGGGCATCGAGCTGTCCGAACACATGGCGGCGGTCCTGCGGCGCAAGATCGACGAGGAGACGCTCCCGGTCACCATCGGGGACATGGCCACGACCGTCGTCCCCGGCAGTTTCACGCTGGTCTACCTCGTCTACAACACCATCACGAACCTGCTCACGCAGGACGAGCAGGTCGAGTGCTTCCGCAACGCCGCGCGCCATCTGACGCCCGGCGGCCGATTCGTCATCGAGCTGGGCGTGCCGCCGCTGAGGTTCCTGCCGCCGGGACAGCTGGCGGTGCCGTTCGACGTGTCCGAGCGGCACATCGGCTTCGACACCTTCGACCTGGTCCAGCAGCTCCTCGTCTCGCACCACTTCACCCGCGAGGGCGACGACGGCCGCTACCGCCGCGACACTTCACGGCACCGGTACGCATGGCCTGCGGAGCTGGACCTGATGGCCCGGCTCGCGGGGCTCGAACCGGAACGGCGCGTCGCGGACTGGTCCGGGGCACCGTTCACCGAGGACTCCGCGAAGCACATCTCGGTATGGCGCAAACCGAACTGA
- a CDS encoding helix-turn-helix domain-containing protein, producing MTRTTPSPERARLAAALRDLRARTGLSMVGLAERTAFSKSSWERYLNGKSVPPRDAVRELCRLASEPEGRCLALWEIAESQWSGRAAPALRTDTPAQAPSAAPGPIPPEASAPAARDDTHAGRRGAAVAVLASVCAVVVGGVAMTLFLVLGQDAPRSSPSASPSATGPRCRGAACEGRNPMDMKCGIGPQTLASHRTASGAMLELRHSETCGTSWARMWDTRIGDRLEVTADGRPRSAEVEDEADAEAYVYTPMTTTGSGTVVRACFRRASDGKEECFESRVR from the coding sequence ATGACGCGCACGACGCCGTCGCCGGAACGTGCACGACTGGCGGCCGCGCTGCGGGACCTGCGGGCACGTACGGGCCTGAGCATGGTGGGCCTGGCGGAACGGACCGCGTTCAGCAAGTCGTCCTGGGAGCGCTATCTCAACGGCAAGAGTGTGCCGCCGCGCGACGCGGTGCGGGAACTGTGCCGGCTCGCCTCAGAACCGGAGGGGCGGTGTCTGGCGCTGTGGGAGATCGCGGAGTCGCAGTGGAGCGGACGCGCGGCACCGGCCCTGCGTACGGATACGCCCGCACAGGCACCGTCGGCGGCACCGGGACCGATCCCGCCCGAGGCGTCCGCTCCGGCTGCACGGGATGACACGCACGCCGGGCGCAGGGGTGCGGCCGTGGCGGTGCTCGCTTCGGTGTGTGCCGTGGTCGTCGGCGGTGTGGCGATGACTCTCTTCCTCGTCCTGGGCCAGGACGCGCCACGCTCGTCCCCTTCCGCTTCCCCGTCCGCCACCGGGCCCCGTTGCCGGGGAGCGGCGTGCGAGGGCAGGAACCCGATGGACATGAAGTGCGGGATCGGGCCGCAGACCCTCGCCTCGCACCGCACCGCCTCGGGAGCCATGCTGGAACTGCGCCACAGCGAGACGTGCGGGACCAGTTGGGCCCGGATGTGGGACACGCGGATCGGCGACCGGCTGGAGGTGACGGCGGACGGCCGCCCACGTTCCGCCGAGGTCGAGGACGAAGCCGACGCGGAAGCGTACGTCTACACCCCGATGACCACCACCGGCTCCGGCACGGTCGTACGAGCCTGCTTCCGCCGGGCGTCGGACGGCAAGGAGGAGTGCTTCGAGAGCCGTGTTCGCTGA
- the pqqA gene encoding pyrroloquinoline quinone precursor peptide PqqA, whose amino-acid sequence MRRTQETQDRSGPTVTGGTGWQSPEYEVVDTALEVTAYALVTR is encoded by the coding sequence ATCCGCCGGACACAGGAGACGCAGGACCGGTCGGGTCCCACCGTCACCGGTGGGACCGGCTGGCAGTCGCCCGAGTACGAGGTCGTCGACACCGCGCTCGAAGTGACGGCGTACGCACTGGTCACGCGGTAA
- a CDS encoding NACHT domain-containing protein: MIVSLSFDARYLVEQPWWAQEFYAEVDMEPVSIGARLASSVVVPLVKKLFVTDGPGAGFVDRPVRISKMVSFHGEKRTLSDNELRKIAEELVERAAQSTGMSERLPGFEYRAVVNAVTHSLSSLGHVDMDDVQAVQLGYLELSRHLRSGNQAATLGLSSDAVLLHANVVDTACLHILHFFTTRSTFVPRTLVEQSRRIKELSSKIDILILRTPSPADGGFEERYARYISRKHGKLTIFGLDLPGSSGSWPLDAAYLSLEATGTTGDDIPLVLPAEQVLAGRDRVLLRGVAGSGKTTLVQWLAVSAARNDLDERLLHLHGLVPFVLPMRSLTRAGARLPTPDEFLSAVGCPIAHAQPTGWYDRVLTAGRGLMLVDGIDEMPEGEREEARNWLRDLIGSYPKNRWLVTSRPSAVREHWLGSEKFTELDLAPMNRDDVAAFIRRWHKAAGSADAYGKELLYAVRAKQELARLATNPLMCALICALHRDRRGYLPDGRKELYDAALSMLLSRRDRERGIYKTGDMRIGETHQVQLIQKLAYWLIRNGRSEMDAKDVLDLLSQALTAMPRVAEQGTVKQIYRHVLVRSGLLIEPVEGTMQFIHRTFQDYLGARAAVESLDFDFLGGNAHLDQWEDVIRMAVAHARPAERTRLLTGLIERGDTSQDTRHRLHLLAAACLDDATELDPAVRAEVQQRAEKLIPPRSVAQARALAEVGPVVLELLQGPEDLTPDEAYFTVLTAVRIGTDAAIPVLTRFRTMEDLRVRTELALTWSRFDTDRYAEEIIAHLHEDDLYFVVSSSRELRALRLFGGRSLLKIASPLSPEEIKEFCEADLLSGLCVAADLRCSWEWLAAFPHLTHLTLEIPHPNIDVSSLRNVRSLRALRLPPTARVVGADQLSPNLEITRTDSRNQIGHPI, from the coding sequence TTGATCGTTTCACTGTCTTTCGATGCAAGGTATTTGGTTGAACAGCCATGGTGGGCCCAGGAGTTCTATGCTGAGGTCGACATGGAACCCGTGAGCATTGGGGCCCGGCTCGCCTCGAGCGTCGTCGTCCCGTTGGTGAAGAAACTGTTTGTGACGGACGGACCGGGTGCAGGCTTCGTCGACCGACCGGTGCGCATCTCCAAGATGGTGTCTTTCCATGGCGAGAAACGGACTCTCTCGGACAACGAACTCCGCAAGATCGCAGAGGAGTTGGTCGAGCGCGCGGCCCAGTCCACTGGCATGTCGGAGCGCCTGCCGGGCTTCGAGTATCGCGCAGTGGTGAACGCGGTCACGCACTCACTGAGTTCTCTGGGCCATGTCGACATGGACGACGTCCAAGCCGTCCAACTCGGATACCTGGAACTGTCTCGGCACCTTCGATCGGGCAATCAAGCGGCCACACTTGGACTTTCGAGTGATGCAGTTCTCCTGCATGCAAACGTGGTGGATACGGCCTGCCTGCACATCCTGCACTTCTTCACCACAAGGTCCACCTTCGTGCCCCGCACGCTCGTCGAGCAGAGTCGCCGGATCAAAGAACTGTCCTCGAAGATCGATATTTTGATCCTGCGAACGCCTTCCCCGGCAGACGGTGGTTTCGAAGAACGATATGCGCGCTATATCTCAAGGAAACACGGCAAGCTGACCATCTTCGGCCTTGATCTGCCGGGATCATCGGGCTCATGGCCTCTCGATGCGGCCTATCTGAGCCTTGAGGCCACAGGGACCACGGGCGACGACATTCCGCTGGTACTGCCTGCTGAGCAGGTCTTGGCTGGGCGTGACCGGGTGTTGTTGCGAGGCGTGGCGGGTTCCGGCAAGACCACACTCGTACAGTGGTTGGCGGTGAGCGCAGCCCGGAACGACCTCGACGAACGACTCCTCCACCTCCACGGCTTGGTGCCATTCGTTCTGCCGATGCGATCCCTGACCCGGGCCGGGGCAAGGCTGCCCACCCCGGACGAATTCCTTTCGGCGGTGGGCTGCCCCATCGCCCATGCCCAGCCCACGGGCTGGTACGACCGTGTGCTGACCGCGGGGCGTGGGCTGATGCTGGTCGACGGGATTGACGAGATGCCCGAGGGCGAACGCGAGGAAGCCCGCAACTGGCTGCGGGACCTCATCGGTTCCTACCCGAAGAACCGTTGGCTCGTCACTTCCCGGCCCTCGGCTGTCCGAGAACATTGGCTAGGGAGCGAGAAGTTCACGGAATTGGACCTGGCTCCTATGAACCGTGATGACGTCGCCGCGTTCATCAGGCGCTGGCACAAAGCGGCCGGCAGCGCAGACGCCTACGGCAAAGAACTGCTCTACGCCGTACGGGCCAAGCAGGAGCTCGCTCGACTCGCCACCAATCCACTCATGTGCGCACTGATCTGCGCACTGCATCGTGACCGGAGGGGCTACCTGCCCGACGGACGCAAGGAGCTCTACGACGCGGCACTGTCCATGCTGTTGTCCCGGAGAGATCGCGAACGCGGCATCTACAAGACTGGCGACATGCGTATCGGCGAAACCCACCAGGTGCAGCTCATCCAGAAACTGGCGTACTGGCTGATCCGCAACGGCCGCTCCGAGATGGACGCAAAGGATGTCCTGGACTTGCTGTCGCAAGCGTTGACAGCGATGCCACGCGTCGCTGAACAGGGCACAGTGAAGCAGATCTACCGGCACGTCCTCGTGCGAAGCGGGTTGCTGATCGAGCCAGTCGAAGGCACCATGCAGTTCATTCACAGAACCTTTCAGGACTACCTCGGCGCCAGGGCCGCCGTAGAGAGCCTCGATTTCGACTTCCTTGGCGGAAACGCCCACCTTGACCAGTGGGAGGACGTCATCCGCATGGCCGTGGCCCACGCTCGTCCGGCAGAACGAACTCGTCTGCTCACCGGGCTGATCGAACGCGGTGACACATCGCAGGACACGCGCCACAGACTCCATCTGTTGGCTGCGGCATGCTTGGACGACGCAACCGAACTCGATCCCGCCGTGCGAGCCGAGGTCCAGCAGCGTGCGGAAAAGCTCATTCCGCCCCGCTCGGTCGCGCAGGCCCGCGCCCTCGCAGAAGTCGGCCCAGTTGTCTTAGAACTGCTTCAGGGTCCGGAAGACCTCACCCCCGACGAGGCCTACTTCACCGTCCTCACTGCCGTCCGTATCGGTACCGACGCCGCGATCCCGGTGTTGACCCGTTTCCGTACCATGGAGGACCTGCGGGTACGCACCGAACTGGCCCTCACCTGGAGCCGGTTCGACACCGACCGCTACGCAGAAGAAATCATCGCGCACTTGCATGAGGATGACCTCTATTTCGTAGTTTCAAGCAGCCGGGAATTGCGGGCCCTGCGCCTCTTCGGAGGAAGATCCTTGTTGAAAATCGCTTCTCCTCTCAGCCCTGAAGAAATCAAAGAGTTCTGCGAAGCAGACCTTCTCTCAGGGCTATGTGTCGCGGCAGATCTACGCTGCTCCTGGGAGTGGCTTGCCGCGTTCCCTCATCTGACCCACCTGACATTGGAAATCCCCCATCCCAACATCGACGTGAGTTCATTGCGGAATGTGCGCTCCCTCCGCGCGCTTAGGCTGCCCCCTACAGCAAGAGTCGTCGGGGCAGACCAGTTGTCCCCGAATCTGGAGATCACCCGCACAGACTCAAGGAACCAGATTGGCCATCCCATATGA
- the pqqD gene encoding pyrroloquinoline quinone biosynthesis peptide chaperone PqqD: MKPVREAPPGARAPAESEDEGDGAGGHAGAGAGAGENELVGVGEVTVAGAEGWSPVLSRSVMLRHDRVRGTDLLLMPERVVVLRGSAGAVLRLCDGRREVAAIVAELAERFPGASVATEVPEFLGRMREEGWIR; the protein is encoded by the coding sequence ATGAAACCCGTGCGGGAGGCGCCTCCCGGCGCCCGCGCCCCGGCCGAGAGCGAGGACGAGGGCGATGGCGCGGGCGGGCACGCGGGTGCGGGTGCGGGTGCGGGCGAGAACGAGCTCGTCGGCGTGGGCGAAGTCACCGTTGCGGGCGCCGAGGGATGGAGCCCGGTGCTGAGCCGGTCCGTCATGCTCCGGCACGACCGGGTGCGCGGCACCGACCTGTTGCTCATGCCGGAACGTGTGGTCGTGCTGCGGGGCAGCGCGGGCGCCGTTCTGAGGCTCTGCGACGGCCGACGCGAAGTCGCGGCGATCGTCGCCGAGTTGGCCGAGCGCTTTCCCGGCGCGTCCGTCGCCACGGAGGTTCCGGAGTTCCTGGGGCGGATGCGCGAGGAGGGCTGGATCCGATGA
- a CDS encoding PQQ-dependent sugar dehydrogenase, with translation MRTTSKRTSRRALTTGVAFSLTGLLLTGVTGLGTAQADTSAPAAAAGVPTSVTPITTGLTVPWGVGWLPDGSHSLVTERDDFRVWKVTPDGTKTQVGTVPNSQTTNGEGGLMGVAVDPGWATNRYVYFMHTAAEGNRIARMTYNGTSLTGYTVILQGISKARYHNGGRLAFGPDGYLYATTGDAQNTALAQDRNSLNGKILRLTTSGQPAPGNPFGNYVYSLGHRNPQGLAFDRNGRLWEAEFGNSRFDELNLIKPGANYGWPTCEGTCSTAGMTNPKKTWTTGEASPSAIAIADNVVYMAALRGERLWRIPIEGDTENVGTATAYYVGTYGRLRTVVKVPGSEQLWLATTNADANGGEPDGADRVLRVTLG, from the coding sequence ATGCGAACGACCAGCAAACGCACGTCCCGTAGAGCGCTGACCACGGGCGTGGCCTTCTCCCTGACCGGGCTGTTGCTCACGGGAGTCACCGGACTCGGAACCGCCCAGGCCGACACCAGCGCCCCGGCGGCTGCCGCCGGCGTACCGACCTCCGTCACCCCCATCACCACCGGGCTGACCGTCCCCTGGGGCGTCGGCTGGCTGCCCGACGGCTCCCACTCCCTGGTCACCGAGCGCGACGACTTCCGGGTCTGGAAGGTCACCCCCGACGGCACGAAGACCCAGGTCGGAACCGTGCCCAACAGCCAGACCACCAACGGCGAGGGCGGCCTCATGGGCGTGGCCGTCGACCCCGGCTGGGCCACCAACCGCTACGTGTACTTCATGCACACCGCCGCCGAAGGCAACCGCATCGCCCGCATGACGTACAACGGCACCTCGCTCACCGGCTACACGGTGATCCTCCAGGGCATCAGCAAGGCCCGGTACCACAACGGCGGACGGCTTGCCTTCGGCCCGGACGGCTATCTGTACGCCACGACCGGCGACGCCCAGAACACGGCTCTCGCCCAGGACCGGAACTCCCTCAACGGCAAGATCCTGCGCCTGACCACCTCCGGGCAGCCGGCCCCCGGCAATCCCTTCGGCAACTACGTCTACAGTCTCGGCCACCGCAATCCGCAGGGGCTCGCCTTCGACCGCAACGGGCGGCTGTGGGAGGCCGAGTTCGGCAACTCCCGGTTCGACGAACTGAATCTGATCAAGCCCGGCGCCAACTACGGCTGGCCCACCTGCGAGGGCACCTGCTCGACCGCCGGGATGACCAACCCGAAGAAGACCTGGACCACCGGTGAGGCCTCGCCCAGCGCCATCGCCATCGCCGACAACGTCGTCTACATGGCCGCTCTGCGCGGCGAGCGCCTCTGGCGCATCCCCATCGAGGGCGACACCGAGAACGTGGGCACGGCGACGGCGTACTACGTCGGTACGTACGGCCGGCTCCGTACGGTGGTCAAGGTCCCCGGCAGTGAACAGTTGTGGCTGGCGACCACCAACGCCGACGCCAACGGAGGCGAGCCGGACGGCGCGGACCGCGTCCTGCGGGTGACCCTGGGCTGA